In Zingiber officinale cultivar Zhangliang chromosome 1A, Zo_v1.1, whole genome shotgun sequence, a genomic segment contains:
- the LOC122022161 gene encoding FHA domain-containing protein PS1-like isoform X3 translates to MDSKQTLGTMVDEKRLRALEEGEESKIALLSVFKKGSIRKHIFLNLPPPPPHMAKARGNASPRDRLLPGRREGNENEDEDKDGPILFGRHPNCHIVLDHPSISRIHLAARLVPSKQKLSVIDLSSVHGTWISGTRIAPNTTVDMVDGDSLRFGASTRFYRLQWLSVSQAMEMENPLEPVLEGKEETYQEDCGELLAGGYDLLLPNVIPSAPPLPEVSSSSPLPPGIAQRSPERKVTEVQRSNLLSSAPEEVLNSSLLQSITEQQSASKELEIENLGFSSVAPIGMEQRSPDGKVTEVQRSSFLSVVPKEEPVLEGKKETYQEDCGESLAGGHALLLPNVIPSAPPLSEVLSSSSLLPGIAQLSPERKVTEVQRSKFLSAAPKEVLNSSPLEVENLGFLLVAPMETQKRSPTRKKTEAESSSFLSTAPIKNFNSSMPPERENHSPQRKELQVENSSFHCNSPMMESNGSLMSTVAVDSSKIMNSSTLPQDMEHPSPVWKESEIESSSFHSVATMKMEHQSPARKVPEVENSSFHSAAPMVESFGSLMPAVVVASNEILNSSSLPGEMNCQGPPRKESAVENSTFDSSSPMAESIGFFTSTMVVDSSEILNPSPQSQEAKHQRPLRREPEVESTSPRSAAPIEYSNPQVLSVTNLSSEPEHLTPKRSDKRRASSSLLSRRSKMKSLGFLCLDTERDKKKVQHAKTESEEVVDKENHHVFEQTKREDKLCRVLFDNVGEKKQVREEFFDSDKENVTPMSSRRKIMKRSPRILHQSLGVVEQSKVEQNAIIPSANSFKSQKTLKANISAAKSDQQELIASSCWLEDIHIDKENSIMESCKGKKSRKTSSRTPLVVQDNEEAFPCNKENMTPEISVSLKSKELLLNNTCARIEKEIMKKRVERIPLQSLLNNTPSKPNDALHSMKPSKGNSVSIEDDLVTKCQLNNRSITQPMGGEVLHKTERKIWHLVVDANCFLDEESTKSLQLLEGLKGTHLIIPQIVLRELDCLKRRESFFSKPTKMASKALQWIEKCMVNVSWWIHVQRSFETLPAAPTPPISPRSPLFTGPKSSFSSCGNLTEIVSPTAEDHILDSALFFKNRKRDGQFVILSNSITLKIKAMAEGLLSESPKDFRASLVNPFSKRFLWANSSPRGSTWSCSTDTALFNNHLPPEPLRKVGKAPADVKGLKLILLHNAQFAQTNSTFPFTGSE, encoded by the exons ATGGATTCCAAGCAAACCCTAGGAACTATGGTGGACGAGAAGAGATTGAGAGCTTTGGAGGAAGGGGAGGAGTCCAAAATTGCCCTTCTTTCCGTCTTCAAGAAAGGTAGCATCCGAAAGCATATCTTCCTCAACCTCCCCCCTCCGCCGCCGCACATGGCGAAAGCCCGAGGCAACGCCAGCCCTCGCGATCGGTTACTCCCAGGAAGAAGGGAGGGAAATGAAAATGAAGATGAAGATAAAGACGGTCCGATCCTCTTTGGCCGGCACCCCAATTGCCATATCGTCTTGGATCACCCCAGCATCAGCCGCATCCACCTCGCCGCCCGCCTTGTTCCTTCCAAGCAAAAGTTATCCGTCATTGATCTCTCATCCG TTCATGGAACATGGATTTCGGGAACTAGGATCGCGCCGAACACTACTGTGGACATGGTGGATGGCGATTCACTGAGGTTTGGTGCTTCGACGAGGTTTTATAGGCTTCAGTGGCTCTCGGTGAGCCAGGCGATGGAAATGGAGAACCCGTTGGAACCTGTCCTTGAAGGCAAAGAAGAAACTTATCAG GAGGATTGTGGAGAGTTACTTGCTGGAGGTTATGATTTGCTGTTGCCCAATGTAATCCCGTCTGCACCGCCTTTGCCAGAAGTTTCGAGTTCATCACCTTTGCCACCTGGAATAGCGCAGCGGAGCCCAGAGAGGAAGGTGACTGAAGTACAAAGATCAAATTTGCTTTCTTCTGCGCCAGAAGAAGTTTTGAATTCATCACTTCTTCAATCAATAACGGAACAGCAAAGCGCTTCAAAGGAGTTGGAAATTGAGAACTTAGGTTTCTCTTCTGTTGCGCCAATAGGAATGGAGCAGCGGAGCCCAGACGGGAAGGTGACGGAAGTACAGAGATCAAGTTTTCTTTCTGTTGTGCCAAAAGAAGAGCCTGTCCTTGAAGGCAAAAAAGAAACTTATCAG GAGGATTGTGGAGAGTCACTCGCTGGAGGCCATGCTTTGCTATTGCCCAATGTAATCCCTTCTGCACCGCCTTTGTCGGAAGTTTTGAGTTCATCATCTTTGCTACCGGGAATAGCGCAGCTGAGCCCAGAGAGGAAGGTGACTGAAGTACAAAGATCAAAATTTCTTTCTGCTGCGCCAAAAGAAGTTTTGAATTCATCACCTTTGGAAGTTGAGAACTTAGGTTTCCTTTTGGTTGCGCCAATGGAAACGCAGAAGCGGAGCCCTACGAGGAAGAAGACAGAAGCTGAGAGCTCAAGCTTCCTTTCTACTGCGCCAATTAAGAATTTTAACTCATCTATGCCACCAGAAAGGGAGAATCACAGTCCACAGAGGAAGGAGCTCCAAGTTGAGAACTCAAGCTTCCATTGTAATTCACCAATGATGGAATCTAATGGATCTCTGATGTCAACTGTAGCAGTGGACTCGAGCAAAATTATGAATTCATCAACTCTGCCACAGGATATGGAGCATCCGAGCCCGGTTTGGAAGGAGTCAGAAATTGAGAGCTCAAGCTTCCATTCTGTTGCAACAATG AAAATGGAGCATCAGAGCCCAGCAAGGAAGGTGCCAGAAGTTGAAAACTCGAGCTTCCATTCTGCTGCACCAATGGTCGAATCTTTTGGATCTTTGATGCCAGCTGTGGTAGTGGCTTCCAACGAAATTTTGAACTCATCATCTCTGCCAGGAGAAATGAATTGTCAGGGCCCGCCAAGGAAGGAGTCTGCAGTCGAGAACTCAACCTTCGATTCTTCTTCACCAATGGCGGAATCTATTGGATTCTTTACGTCAACTATGGTAGTGGACTCTAGCGAAATTTTGAATCCATCACCTCAATCACAGGAAGCAAAGCATCAGAGGCCATTAAGGAGAGAGCCAGAAGTTGAGAGCACAAGCCCTCGTTCAGCTGCACCAATAGAGTACTCAAACCCTCAGGTTTTGTCTGTTACTAATCTGTCATCAGAGCCAGAGCATCTGACCCCAAAGAGGTCTGATAAGAGGAGAGCATCATCTAGCCTCTTATCGAGGAGGAGCAAGATGAAATCGCTTGGCTTCCTTTGCCTTGACACTGAAAGAGATAAGAAGAAAGTTCAACATGCAAAAACTGAGAGTGAAGAAGTTGTTGATAAGGAAAACCACCATGTTTTTGAGCAAACCAAAAGAGAGGATAAACTCTGTAGAGTGCTATTTGACAATGTAGGAGAGAAGAAGCAAGTCAGAGAAGAATTTTTTGATTCAGACAAGGAGAATGTCACCCCAATGTCATCGCGCCGCAAGATTATGAAGAGGAGCCCTCGAATTCTGCATCAATCCTTAGGCGTTGTAGAACAATCTAAGGTTGAGCAAAATGCTATTATCCCTTCGGCTAACAGCTTTAAGAGCCAGAAAACATTGAAAGCTAATATATCTGCAGCAAAATCTGATCAGCAAGAGTTGATTGCGAGTTCATGTTGGTTAGAAGACATTCATATTGATAAAGAAAACTCTATCATGGAATCTTGCAAGGGTAAGAAATCAAGGAAAACCTCAAGTCGGACTCCTCTGGTAGTTCAAGACAATGAAGAAGCATTTCCTTGCAACAAGGAGAATATGACGCCTGAAATTTCGGTCTCTCTAAAGTCAAAAGAACTGCTTCTTAATAATACTTGTGCAAGAATTGAAAAGGAGATCATGAAGAAAAGAGTTGAAAGGATTCCGTTGCAGTCTCTGCTGAATAATACTCCTTCAAAACCTAATGATGCTCTACATTCGATGAAGCCTTCCAAGGGTAATTCTGTTTCCATTGAAGATGACCTTGTCACAAAATGCCAACTGAATAATCGATCTATT ACACAGCCCATGGGTGGTGAAGTGCTCCATAAAACAGAGAGGAAAATCTGGCACCTTGTCGTCGATGCAAATTGCTTCCTAGATGAAGAATCAACAAAGTCCTTACAACTTTTAGAGGGATTAAAAGGGACTCATCTCATCATTCCTCAAATTG taTTAAGGGAACTTGATTGCCTCAAGCGGCGTGAGAGTTTTTTCAGCAAACCAACAAAAATGGCATCCAAAGCACTGCAATGGATAGAAAAATGCATGGTGAACGTGAGCTGGTGGATTCATGTCCAGAGATCGTTTGAGACTCTGCCAGCAGCACCAACCCCTCCGATTTCACCTCGGTCACCATTGTTTACTGGCCCTAAATCATCTTTCTCCTCCTGCGGAAACTTGACAGAGATTGTTTCCCCGACTGCAGAAGACCACATCCTTGATTCCGCACTCTTTTTCAAGAACAGGAAAAGAGACGGACAATTTGTCATCCTATCCAACAGCATCACGCTAAAGATCAAAGCCATGGCAGAG GGGTTGCTAAGCGAATCACCCAAGGATTTCCGCGCGAGTCTCGTGAATCCATTTTCCAAGAGGTTCCTATGGGCGAACAGCAGCCCGAGAGGATCAACTTGGTCCTGCTCCACTGATACTGCCCTATTCAATAACCATCTCCCTCCAGAACCTTTAAGAAAAGTAGGCAAAGCACCTGCGGACGTGAAAGGGTTGAAGCTGATACTGCTTCACAATGCCCAGTTTGCCCAAACGAACTCTACCTTTCCATTCACAGGCAGTGAGTGA
- the LOC122022161 gene encoding uncharacterized protein LOC122022161 isoform X2 codes for MDSKQTLGTMVDEKRLRALEEGEESKIALLSVFKKGSIRKHIFLNLPPPPPHMAKARGNASPRDRLLPGRREGNENEDEDKDGPILFGRHPNCHIVLDHPSISRIHLAARLVPSKQKLSVIDLSSVHGTWISGTRIAPNTTVDMVDGDSLRFGASTRFYRLQWLSVSQAMEMENPLEPVLEGKEETYQEDCGELLAGGYDLLLPNVIPSAPPLPEVSSSSPLPPGIAQRSPERKVTEVQRSNLLSSAPEEVLNSSLLQSITEQQSASKELEIENLGFSSVAPIGMEQRSPDGKVTEVQRSSFLSVVPKEEPVLEGKKETYQEDCGESLAGGHALLLPNVIPSAPPLSEVLSSSSLLPGIAQLSPERKVTEVQRSKFLSAAPKEVLNSSPLEVENLGFLLVAPMETQKRSPTRKKTEAESSSFLSTAPIKNFNSSMPPERENHSPQRKELQVENSSFHCNSPMMESNGSLMSTVAVDSSKIMNSSTLPQDMEHPSPVWKESEIESSSFHSVATMVDSIASLMSTVVVNSSKILNSSPLSQKMEHQSPARKVPEVENSSFHSAAPMVESFGSLMPAVVVASNEILNSSSLPGEMNCQGPPRKESAVENSTFDSSSPMAESIGFFTSTMVVDSSEILNPSPQSQEAKHQRPLRREPEVESTSPRSAAPIEYSNPQVLSVTNLSSEPEHLTPKRSDKRRASSSLLSRRSKMKSLGFLCLDTERDKKKVQHAKTESEEVVDKENHHVFEQTKREDKLCRVLFDNVGEKKQVREEFFDSDKENVTPMSSRRKIMKRSPRILHQSLGVVEQSKVEQNAIIPSANSFKSQKTLKANISAAKSDQQELIASSCWLEDIHIDKENSIMESCKGKKSRKTSSRTPLVVQDNEEAFPCNKENMTPEISVSLKSKELLLNNTCARIEKEIMKKRVERIPLQSLLNNTPSKPNDALHSMKPSKGNSVSIEDDLVTKCQLNNRSIPMGGEVLHKTERKIWHLVVDANCFLDEESTKSLQLLEGLKGTHLIIPQIVLRELDCLKRRESFFSKPTKMASKALQWIEKCMVNVSWWIHVQRSFETLPAAPTPPISPRSPLFTGPKSSFSSCGNLTEIVSPTAEDHILDSALFFKNRKRDGQFVILSNSITLKIKAMAEGLLSESPKDFRASLVNPFSKRFLWANSSPRGSTWSCSTDTALFNNHLPPEPLRKVGKAPADVKGLKLILLHNAQFAQTNSTFPFTGSE; via the exons ATGGATTCCAAGCAAACCCTAGGAACTATGGTGGACGAGAAGAGATTGAGAGCTTTGGAGGAAGGGGAGGAGTCCAAAATTGCCCTTCTTTCCGTCTTCAAGAAAGGTAGCATCCGAAAGCATATCTTCCTCAACCTCCCCCCTCCGCCGCCGCACATGGCGAAAGCCCGAGGCAACGCCAGCCCTCGCGATCGGTTACTCCCAGGAAGAAGGGAGGGAAATGAAAATGAAGATGAAGATAAAGACGGTCCGATCCTCTTTGGCCGGCACCCCAATTGCCATATCGTCTTGGATCACCCCAGCATCAGCCGCATCCACCTCGCCGCCCGCCTTGTTCCTTCCAAGCAAAAGTTATCCGTCATTGATCTCTCATCCG TTCATGGAACATGGATTTCGGGAACTAGGATCGCGCCGAACACTACTGTGGACATGGTGGATGGCGATTCACTGAGGTTTGGTGCTTCGACGAGGTTTTATAGGCTTCAGTGGCTCTCGGTGAGCCAGGCGATGGAAATGGAGAACCCGTTGGAACCTGTCCTTGAAGGCAAAGAAGAAACTTATCAG GAGGATTGTGGAGAGTTACTTGCTGGAGGTTATGATTTGCTGTTGCCCAATGTAATCCCGTCTGCACCGCCTTTGCCAGAAGTTTCGAGTTCATCACCTTTGCCACCTGGAATAGCGCAGCGGAGCCCAGAGAGGAAGGTGACTGAAGTACAAAGATCAAATTTGCTTTCTTCTGCGCCAGAAGAAGTTTTGAATTCATCACTTCTTCAATCAATAACGGAACAGCAAAGCGCTTCAAAGGAGTTGGAAATTGAGAACTTAGGTTTCTCTTCTGTTGCGCCAATAGGAATGGAGCAGCGGAGCCCAGACGGGAAGGTGACGGAAGTACAGAGATCAAGTTTTCTTTCTGTTGTGCCAAAAGAAGAGCCTGTCCTTGAAGGCAAAAAAGAAACTTATCAG GAGGATTGTGGAGAGTCACTCGCTGGAGGCCATGCTTTGCTATTGCCCAATGTAATCCCTTCTGCACCGCCTTTGTCGGAAGTTTTGAGTTCATCATCTTTGCTACCGGGAATAGCGCAGCTGAGCCCAGAGAGGAAGGTGACTGAAGTACAAAGATCAAAATTTCTTTCTGCTGCGCCAAAAGAAGTTTTGAATTCATCACCTTTGGAAGTTGAGAACTTAGGTTTCCTTTTGGTTGCGCCAATGGAAACGCAGAAGCGGAGCCCTACGAGGAAGAAGACAGAAGCTGAGAGCTCAAGCTTCCTTTCTACTGCGCCAATTAAGAATTTTAACTCATCTATGCCACCAGAAAGGGAGAATCACAGTCCACAGAGGAAGGAGCTCCAAGTTGAGAACTCAAGCTTCCATTGTAATTCACCAATGATGGAATCTAATGGATCTCTGATGTCAACTGTAGCAGTGGACTCGAGCAAAATTATGAATTCATCAACTCTGCCACAGGATATGGAGCATCCGAGCCCGGTTTGGAAGGAGTCAGAAATTGAGAGCTCAAGCTTCCATTCTGTTGCAACAATGGTAGATTCTATTGCATCTTTAATGTCAACTGTGGTAGTGAACTCGAGTAAAATTTTGAACTCATCACCTCTGTCACAGAAAATGGAGCATCAGAGCCCAGCAAGGAAGGTGCCAGAAGTTGAAAACTCGAGCTTCCATTCTGCTGCACCAATGGTCGAATCTTTTGGATCTTTGATGCCAGCTGTGGTAGTGGCTTCCAACGAAATTTTGAACTCATCATCTCTGCCAGGAGAAATGAATTGTCAGGGCCCGCCAAGGAAGGAGTCTGCAGTCGAGAACTCAACCTTCGATTCTTCTTCACCAATGGCGGAATCTATTGGATTCTTTACGTCAACTATGGTAGTGGACTCTAGCGAAATTTTGAATCCATCACCTCAATCACAGGAAGCAAAGCATCAGAGGCCATTAAGGAGAGAGCCAGAAGTTGAGAGCACAAGCCCTCGTTCAGCTGCACCAATAGAGTACTCAAACCCTCAGGTTTTGTCTGTTACTAATCTGTCATCAGAGCCAGAGCATCTGACCCCAAAGAGGTCTGATAAGAGGAGAGCATCATCTAGCCTCTTATCGAGGAGGAGCAAGATGAAATCGCTTGGCTTCCTTTGCCTTGACACTGAAAGAGATAAGAAGAAAGTTCAACATGCAAAAACTGAGAGTGAAGAAGTTGTTGATAAGGAAAACCACCATGTTTTTGAGCAAACCAAAAGAGAGGATAAACTCTGTAGAGTGCTATTTGACAATGTAGGAGAGAAGAAGCAAGTCAGAGAAGAATTTTTTGATTCAGACAAGGAGAATGTCACCCCAATGTCATCGCGCCGCAAGATTATGAAGAGGAGCCCTCGAATTCTGCATCAATCCTTAGGCGTTGTAGAACAATCTAAGGTTGAGCAAAATGCTATTATCCCTTCGGCTAACAGCTTTAAGAGCCAGAAAACATTGAAAGCTAATATATCTGCAGCAAAATCTGATCAGCAAGAGTTGATTGCGAGTTCATGTTGGTTAGAAGACATTCATATTGATAAAGAAAACTCTATCATGGAATCTTGCAAGGGTAAGAAATCAAGGAAAACCTCAAGTCGGACTCCTCTGGTAGTTCAAGACAATGAAGAAGCATTTCCTTGCAACAAGGAGAATATGACGCCTGAAATTTCGGTCTCTCTAAAGTCAAAAGAACTGCTTCTTAATAATACTTGTGCAAGAATTGAAAAGGAGATCATGAAGAAAAGAGTTGAAAGGATTCCGTTGCAGTCTCTGCTGAATAATACTCCTTCAAAACCTAATGATGCTCTACATTCGATGAAGCCTTCCAAGGGTAATTCTGTTTCCATTGAAGATGACCTTGTCACAAAATGCCAACTGAATAATCGATCTATT CCCATGGGTGGTGAAGTGCTCCATAAAACAGAGAGGAAAATCTGGCACCTTGTCGTCGATGCAAATTGCTTCCTAGATGAAGAATCAACAAAGTCCTTACAACTTTTAGAGGGATTAAAAGGGACTCATCTCATCATTCCTCAAATTG taTTAAGGGAACTTGATTGCCTCAAGCGGCGTGAGAGTTTTTTCAGCAAACCAACAAAAATGGCATCCAAAGCACTGCAATGGATAGAAAAATGCATGGTGAACGTGAGCTGGTGGATTCATGTCCAGAGATCGTTTGAGACTCTGCCAGCAGCACCAACCCCTCCGATTTCACCTCGGTCACCATTGTTTACTGGCCCTAAATCATCTTTCTCCTCCTGCGGAAACTTGACAGAGATTGTTTCCCCGACTGCAGAAGACCACATCCTTGATTCCGCACTCTTTTTCAAGAACAGGAAAAGAGACGGACAATTTGTCATCCTATCCAACAGCATCACGCTAAAGATCAAAGCCATGGCAGAG GGGTTGCTAAGCGAATCACCCAAGGATTTCCGCGCGAGTCTCGTGAATCCATTTTCCAAGAGGTTCCTATGGGCGAACAGCAGCCCGAGAGGATCAACTTGGTCCTGCTCCACTGATACTGCCCTATTCAATAACCATCTCCCTCCAGAACCTTTAAGAAAAGTAGGCAAAGCACCTGCGGACGTGAAAGGGTTGAAGCTGATACTGCTTCACAATGCCCAGTTTGCCCAAACGAACTCTACCTTTCCATTCACAGGCAGTGAGTGA
- the LOC122022161 gene encoding uncharacterized protein LOC122022161 isoform X1 gives MDSKQTLGTMVDEKRLRALEEGEESKIALLSVFKKGSIRKHIFLNLPPPPPHMAKARGNASPRDRLLPGRREGNENEDEDKDGPILFGRHPNCHIVLDHPSISRIHLAARLVPSKQKLSVIDLSSVHGTWISGTRIAPNTTVDMVDGDSLRFGASTRFYRLQWLSVSQAMEMENPLEPVLEGKEETYQEDCGELLAGGYDLLLPNVIPSAPPLPEVSSSSPLPPGIAQRSPERKVTEVQRSNLLSSAPEEVLNSSLLQSITEQQSASKELEIENLGFSSVAPIGMEQRSPDGKVTEVQRSSFLSVVPKEEPVLEGKKETYQEDCGESLAGGHALLLPNVIPSAPPLSEVLSSSSLLPGIAQLSPERKVTEVQRSKFLSAAPKEVLNSSPLEVENLGFLLVAPMETQKRSPTRKKTEAESSSFLSTAPIKNFNSSMPPERENHSPQRKELQVENSSFHCNSPMMESNGSLMSTVAVDSSKIMNSSTLPQDMEHPSPVWKESEIESSSFHSVATMVDSIASLMSTVVVNSSKILNSSPLSQKMEHQSPARKVPEVENSSFHSAAPMVESFGSLMPAVVVASNEILNSSSLPGEMNCQGPPRKESAVENSTFDSSSPMAESIGFFTSTMVVDSSEILNPSPQSQEAKHQRPLRREPEVESTSPRSAAPIEYSNPQVLSVTNLSSEPEHLTPKRSDKRRASSSLLSRRSKMKSLGFLCLDTERDKKKVQHAKTESEEVVDKENHHVFEQTKREDKLCRVLFDNVGEKKQVREEFFDSDKENVTPMSSRRKIMKRSPRILHQSLGVVEQSKVEQNAIIPSANSFKSQKTLKANISAAKSDQQELIASSCWLEDIHIDKENSIMESCKGKKSRKTSSRTPLVVQDNEEAFPCNKENMTPEISVSLKSKELLLNNTCARIEKEIMKKRVERIPLQSLLNNTPSKPNDALHSMKPSKGNSVSIEDDLVTKCQLNNRSITQPMGGEVLHKTERKIWHLVVDANCFLDEESTKSLQLLEGLKGTHLIIPQIVLRELDCLKRRESFFSKPTKMASKALQWIEKCMVNVSWWIHVQRSFETLPAAPTPPISPRSPLFTGPKSSFSSCGNLTEIVSPTAEDHILDSALFFKNRKRDGQFVILSNSITLKIKAMAEGLLSESPKDFRASLVNPFSKRFLWANSSPRGSTWSCSTDTALFNNHLPPEPLRKVGKAPADVKGLKLILLHNAQFAQTNSTFPFTGSE, from the exons ATGGATTCCAAGCAAACCCTAGGAACTATGGTGGACGAGAAGAGATTGAGAGCTTTGGAGGAAGGGGAGGAGTCCAAAATTGCCCTTCTTTCCGTCTTCAAGAAAGGTAGCATCCGAAAGCATATCTTCCTCAACCTCCCCCCTCCGCCGCCGCACATGGCGAAAGCCCGAGGCAACGCCAGCCCTCGCGATCGGTTACTCCCAGGAAGAAGGGAGGGAAATGAAAATGAAGATGAAGATAAAGACGGTCCGATCCTCTTTGGCCGGCACCCCAATTGCCATATCGTCTTGGATCACCCCAGCATCAGCCGCATCCACCTCGCCGCCCGCCTTGTTCCTTCCAAGCAAAAGTTATCCGTCATTGATCTCTCATCCG TTCATGGAACATGGATTTCGGGAACTAGGATCGCGCCGAACACTACTGTGGACATGGTGGATGGCGATTCACTGAGGTTTGGTGCTTCGACGAGGTTTTATAGGCTTCAGTGGCTCTCGGTGAGCCAGGCGATGGAAATGGAGAACCCGTTGGAACCTGTCCTTGAAGGCAAAGAAGAAACTTATCAG GAGGATTGTGGAGAGTTACTTGCTGGAGGTTATGATTTGCTGTTGCCCAATGTAATCCCGTCTGCACCGCCTTTGCCAGAAGTTTCGAGTTCATCACCTTTGCCACCTGGAATAGCGCAGCGGAGCCCAGAGAGGAAGGTGACTGAAGTACAAAGATCAAATTTGCTTTCTTCTGCGCCAGAAGAAGTTTTGAATTCATCACTTCTTCAATCAATAACGGAACAGCAAAGCGCTTCAAAGGAGTTGGAAATTGAGAACTTAGGTTTCTCTTCTGTTGCGCCAATAGGAATGGAGCAGCGGAGCCCAGACGGGAAGGTGACGGAAGTACAGAGATCAAGTTTTCTTTCTGTTGTGCCAAAAGAAGAGCCTGTCCTTGAAGGCAAAAAAGAAACTTATCAG GAGGATTGTGGAGAGTCACTCGCTGGAGGCCATGCTTTGCTATTGCCCAATGTAATCCCTTCTGCACCGCCTTTGTCGGAAGTTTTGAGTTCATCATCTTTGCTACCGGGAATAGCGCAGCTGAGCCCAGAGAGGAAGGTGACTGAAGTACAAAGATCAAAATTTCTTTCTGCTGCGCCAAAAGAAGTTTTGAATTCATCACCTTTGGAAGTTGAGAACTTAGGTTTCCTTTTGGTTGCGCCAATGGAAACGCAGAAGCGGAGCCCTACGAGGAAGAAGACAGAAGCTGAGAGCTCAAGCTTCCTTTCTACTGCGCCAATTAAGAATTTTAACTCATCTATGCCACCAGAAAGGGAGAATCACAGTCCACAGAGGAAGGAGCTCCAAGTTGAGAACTCAAGCTTCCATTGTAATTCACCAATGATGGAATCTAATGGATCTCTGATGTCAACTGTAGCAGTGGACTCGAGCAAAATTATGAATTCATCAACTCTGCCACAGGATATGGAGCATCCGAGCCCGGTTTGGAAGGAGTCAGAAATTGAGAGCTCAAGCTTCCATTCTGTTGCAACAATGGTAGATTCTATTGCATCTTTAATGTCAACTGTGGTAGTGAACTCGAGTAAAATTTTGAACTCATCACCTCTGTCACAGAAAATGGAGCATCAGAGCCCAGCAAGGAAGGTGCCAGAAGTTGAAAACTCGAGCTTCCATTCTGCTGCACCAATGGTCGAATCTTTTGGATCTTTGATGCCAGCTGTGGTAGTGGCTTCCAACGAAATTTTGAACTCATCATCTCTGCCAGGAGAAATGAATTGTCAGGGCCCGCCAAGGAAGGAGTCTGCAGTCGAGAACTCAACCTTCGATTCTTCTTCACCAATGGCGGAATCTATTGGATTCTTTACGTCAACTATGGTAGTGGACTCTAGCGAAATTTTGAATCCATCACCTCAATCACAGGAAGCAAAGCATCAGAGGCCATTAAGGAGAGAGCCAGAAGTTGAGAGCACAAGCCCTCGTTCAGCTGCACCAATAGAGTACTCAAACCCTCAGGTTTTGTCTGTTACTAATCTGTCATCAGAGCCAGAGCATCTGACCCCAAAGAGGTCTGATAAGAGGAGAGCATCATCTAGCCTCTTATCGAGGAGGAGCAAGATGAAATCGCTTGGCTTCCTTTGCCTTGACACTGAAAGAGATAAGAAGAAAGTTCAACATGCAAAAACTGAGAGTGAAGAAGTTGTTGATAAGGAAAACCACCATGTTTTTGAGCAAACCAAAAGAGAGGATAAACTCTGTAGAGTGCTATTTGACAATGTAGGAGAGAAGAAGCAAGTCAGAGAAGAATTTTTTGATTCAGACAAGGAGAATGTCACCCCAATGTCATCGCGCCGCAAGATTATGAAGAGGAGCCCTCGAATTCTGCATCAATCCTTAGGCGTTGTAGAACAATCTAAGGTTGAGCAAAATGCTATTATCCCTTCGGCTAACAGCTTTAAGAGCCAGAAAACATTGAAAGCTAATATATCTGCAGCAAAATCTGATCAGCAAGAGTTGATTGCGAGTTCATGTTGGTTAGAAGACATTCATATTGATAAAGAAAACTCTATCATGGAATCTTGCAAGGGTAAGAAATCAAGGAAAACCTCAAGTCGGACTCCTCTGGTAGTTCAAGACAATGAAGAAGCATTTCCTTGCAACAAGGAGAATATGACGCCTGAAATTTCGGTCTCTCTAAAGTCAAAAGAACTGCTTCTTAATAATACTTGTGCAAGAATTGAAAAGGAGATCATGAAGAAAAGAGTTGAAAGGATTCCGTTGCAGTCTCTGCTGAATAATACTCCTTCAAAACCTAATGATGCTCTACATTCGATGAAGCCTTCCAAGGGTAATTCTGTTTCCATTGAAGATGACCTTGTCACAAAATGCCAACTGAATAATCGATCTATT ACACAGCCCATGGGTGGTGAAGTGCTCCATAAAACAGAGAGGAAAATCTGGCACCTTGTCGTCGATGCAAATTGCTTCCTAGATGAAGAATCAACAAAGTCCTTACAACTTTTAGAGGGATTAAAAGGGACTCATCTCATCATTCCTCAAATTG taTTAAGGGAACTTGATTGCCTCAAGCGGCGTGAGAGTTTTTTCAGCAAACCAACAAAAATGGCATCCAAAGCACTGCAATGGATAGAAAAATGCATGGTGAACGTGAGCTGGTGGATTCATGTCCAGAGATCGTTTGAGACTCTGCCAGCAGCACCAACCCCTCCGATTTCACCTCGGTCACCATTGTTTACTGGCCCTAAATCATCTTTCTCCTCCTGCGGAAACTTGACAGAGATTGTTTCCCCGACTGCAGAAGACCACATCCTTGATTCCGCACTCTTTTTCAAGAACAGGAAAAGAGACGGACAATTTGTCATCCTATCCAACAGCATCACGCTAAAGATCAAAGCCATGGCAGAG GGGTTGCTAAGCGAATCACCCAAGGATTTCCGCGCGAGTCTCGTGAATCCATTTTCCAAGAGGTTCCTATGGGCGAACAGCAGCCCGAGAGGATCAACTTGGTCCTGCTCCACTGATACTGCCCTATTCAATAACCATCTCCCTCCAGAACCTTTAAGAAAAGTAGGCAAAGCACCTGCGGACGTGAAAGGGTTGAAGCTGATACTGCTTCACAATGCCCAGTTTGCCCAAACGAACTCTACCTTTCCATTCACAGGCAGTGAGTGA